CAGTTCCAGAGGTCAGTCATTGCAAAGAGATCTTCAGCCTGAGTTATTTCTGCAGTTCTGTAAGGTAGTGGAAGTGACAGAAGCTTCATAAACCATCAGCATAGTTTCTGCTTGGAGCTGAAAAATGACATTGATGAGAATTCCATGACATTGGTGAGGATTTCTGTAGTTTAaccctgctggcagccagagcagcacacGGCTGCTTTCTCACTCTCACCCCGGTGGGATGGGGCAGAATTCCAGAAGGGAGAGAACTCATGGATTGTCAGTTAAGGCAGTTTAATtggtaaagcaaaagctgcacacaagcaaagcaggaaaaggaattcCTTCCTACTTCCAATGGGCAGAAAAGCAGACATAAAAGTGGCATAACACTGTTACACATAACAGTGGCTTGGGAGGACAGTGCCCAAACCTTAGAGGTGGCccccttccttcctgctgcagcttcGTGCACTGAGCATGATGCCCTGTGCTCTTCAGTGTCCCTTGGGtcacctggggacagctgctCCCACCTGTGCCCCCCAGTCCCTTGGAGGGGAGCAGGAAAGGCCCGGCCTCTGTAGGTGTACaactgcagcatccctgtgTCATCAGCCCTGCgcaaatcccaaacccagcccaaacccagcccgtgccagctgctggggagagaGTTAAccctgtcccagccacagcagcaccaacccctgctggggctggatggATTTCTCAGTCTCTGAGTGTTTATGGAGCTGTGTGTCCCAGGCTTTGAGTCCCAAGGTCAAGGTATGAGCTGCAAACAGAGTTTATTAGATTGCTCTTGGCATTGACGTGAAACTTTTTATCAGCTTCTTGTGATACTGCTTATACTGGGGAGGTGAAGTCCAGGGAGAGCAGTGTGTTTCTGCTAAACTCTGATAAAAGTGAGTTCTTGGTCACTGGTGTGCTTGTCAGAAGAGGCACAAAAGCCCATCAGTTGAAGGGAGTCAGCAAATGAGCTGTATTTTAGGTAAGAGATGATTTAACAATACAGAAAACAGAGGTTGACAAATTCCTCAGGTGTCTCAAGTGCTGCTGACTGAGGTAGGCTGTCCATAAATCCTTGAACAAATTGATCTGTCAGTGGTGTCGCTGCCACCAAGTGGGACAGTGGAACACACACGGCAcaggctgtgggctgggagTCATGgtcagctgcctcccagctgagATCTCCAGACACATTTCTGAGTCACATTGCTGTCTTTCATTCAGTCAGGATTCGCTCAGGTGTTACATGGTTTACTAAAAGCTGACATTCGGAATCCCTTAGTAGGTgctattttcattatttttagtCCAGATAGCTAAATATAGGATGCAGTTATgaacaagcagaaaaattatCCTTTATCagtaaatataaacataaatagTTCTTTTGCATAGATAATGAAATGTCTTTAAAATGTAGCTCCTTTTTAAACATTAACTTGGAGCATGTGGCTTTCTAGCAGTGCCGTCTTGGAATGGTAAAGTTGTGGCTGACTTCCTTGGGGCACAGACTTCCTCCCTTACTTGTGTTGAGCAAGGCTGTTAATTGATGGCAATCTGGAAGGACAGATAATTTGAGTTGTGGCGTTATCTCCCCACCATGAGTGACTTGCCCAGTGCTCAGCggcagccagccctggtggTTGGTCCAGGAGGGCAGTGACATCTCCTCCCTGCATTTCTCCTGGGGCATCTTTGTTTCCCCAGCACAAACCCAGAtgggctctgccccagggcttTATGCATTCCCTGAGTTTGTGGAAGAGGAGCTGGCACCGAGTCTGTAACTTCTCCCTGAGGGCTGGGCCACTCCTAGATTGTGTTAATTGACAGTAACTTCTTTATAAGATAATGGCAGTGTTTGACACGGGATTAGATTGCAGAATTGTCATGCAAACAATGCGTATCTCCTGTAATTTAAGAAAACCAGAACTAAACTTCTTGGGTAATAGGATCagaggtgaggagcagaaagTGGGTGTTAGGAGATCAGATGGCCTTGTAAGAAAAGAAAGGTGACTTGTAATGAAAGTCCCTTAATGACAATTATCTCGTAGTTTGTTTTTCCTAACAGATAACCTCTTGACTGTATGTTAAGGCTAATACTCTGTTCTAATTTTGACCCACTGCACTTCAAACAGTCTGTGCTCCAGGAGGGACTGGAAGGAGAGAAGCTTGAAGTCTTTCCCTGCTATGATGCACATGAATTGTGTCTTTTCCTGTGATAGAAGCTGAGATCCGTGGGTTGGGCTGGGGAAtggggcagagcctgggttCCTCAGCCAGGTCAGGGATTCATTTCTGGTGCAGTGCATTTCactggggctgcccagcactCAGTCACTGCTCTCCAGCAGTCACTTGACTCCTGGGGCCTCTCTGCGTGTTTGTTTTTGGATTACAGCCCTCAGCAAAGGCAAAGCTCCCTGGCTTGGAGGACTGCTGGTGGAgatgtgtgtgagcagcagagTGGCACGGCTGTGGTTTCCTCAGAGCATGTCCTGGGGTCGGTGTCACACATTTGTGTTTGTTGTCTTTTACAGTATAAAGGAAATGAAGATGGGGAGACAGTTATCATCGAGAAAGACCATTTTATGGATGACTTCTTCCAACAGGTAAGGTTACAGTTTTCACTATGGATTGAAGACTGACTGTTCCCTCTCTGTACCTTTTAATTTCAGTAGATAAATTTCAGTTAATTTCAGGTTTACAATTCATCTACACATCCTCCCCAGTATGGTTGGTAATTGTATGCCAAAACAAACGTTGGTAATGCTTTGTTAGTTTATTTCAGggtattttctgtgtttattgcagagaaatgtttttaattccCTGTCAACAAGAAATTTGCTAAcgaaattttaaaattgttgttTATTAGGAATATTAGCACTTAAGTTTTTTGGCCATTCAGAATATATTTGCTATTACCAATACTgggttttcatttaaaaaaattaattacagacTGTTTAAATGTTGACACTTCTGCTgggatttctttctctgctaCTTACAGATGAAATAGCTTGGGTTTTAttagcaggttttttttgtttgtttgttttttaaaaaatatttgcccTAAATTTTTCTAATGTCTTCTTTGTCATATTTCCTTCCTCTAGGTTGAGGAAATCAGAAATAACATAGCAAAAATAGCACAAAATGTGGAAGAAGTGAAGAAGCAGCACAGCATTATCCTGTCAGCACCAAATCCTGAAGGAAGTGAGTAATAGTTTTAAAGATATCATATAAGTGTGGCTAGATATTCTGAAATATTGTTTGCTTATTTTAGCTGTCCATAGGAATAGCACTTCAGATGTTCAGGATGCAAAATGTAACACTAagtaaacattttcatttttatatttaattaatacttatatttgtttattttgacCTTTTTAAAGTCTCATTTGAAAAAATGTGTGTTCAGAATATTTCTTGCATCATCCAAACCTTTCCTAGACCAAAACTCAGTTTAATATGgctgttttccttctgaagcAGAGAGGCTGCTTAGGTTTCTTCTAATCTGTGGAAATGCTGAAGTTGTCAGCTGCAGCTTGTGCTGTCAGATCTTTATTGCTGTGTGGCACCAgggccagctgctgctgcagtgctggcagttCCACGTGCAGTTCCACTGCAGAACTTGCAGTTCCACGTGCAGCCCCATTTTTAGAGGCTTTACCCCAAAGCTGGAAGTGCAGTTGTGCTTTCCCAGCACAGACCTGGGAAGTTCAGGGCCCCTGCCCAGACTAtggccctgtcccagcccttgtctgtgctcctgggcagggctcagagAAAAGGGAACAAAAGATGCTGAGATGGTGTTGTGTGAATGTTGCAATGCTGCCTTGCCATTTTTCTTGTGACTTCATCTCAGTGGTGGAAACTGAATTTGGGGTGTTATTTTATCCTGTTTtccttggtgtttgttttcattcccaCAGCCGATTttacagctgctttttcaggGTCTCAGGTTTAACCAGGGCCCACCTGACTGTTGCATGGCAGCACCTGTGAGCAGTGTGTGTTCCTGGggatatgcacagctctctGTGTTCTTGAGGATGTGCACAGCTCCCTGAATGCTCTGGTGCAAGCCTCAGAATGTCCCAGGTGGTGCCTGGCACAGACATGTCACTGAGGGTTAAAGCAGTGCACACATGGTACCCAGCACGCGCAGAAAAGGGGAGAGAAATCCCTGCTCTCACCTGCACTTACAGCTCAGGAGCACTTAACTTTCAACTAGCAAATTGACATTACCCTGAAAGTGTTAACAAAACTGTTTGTCACCTGGTTTAGTTGAAGATTTGGTAATAATAATATTGCCCAGGTGTAAGCCTGTCATGAGAAGCGAGCCCCTGATGGCTGCTGTTACAAAAACAGTAAAGTACTTGGGAGTTGTACTGAATGAAATTCTGAGATTACAAGGTGGATTTGTAGACTTGCTGACTTACTATAATCAATCATTAACggttcaaaaatatattttttaaaggaacaaaGGAAGAACTCGAAGAACTAAATGAGGAAATCAAGAAAATTGCTAATAAAATCCGGGCCAGGTTAAAGGGTAAGTTGCGAGGACAAGTGAAActcctttctttcagaaataacCTAGACAATGACAATACAAAGTAATTCCTCCATAGAGAAATGTCTTCTGCAGCTGAAGTGCTTTTTGGGGAGATGATATTTTGGAAGAAGATTAACTTTAACTGCAAAATGacaccttttaaaaattttccagtGTAATGTTAAGAGTATGATTGAAGCAGTTACTGTGTTTAAAGATCTCTACCAATTAccacaattattttaaaattttacttatATATGCCACCCCTCTCCCCTGAAATGTTACCCATGTCCCTGGGGAACTTGTACCTTTAAAAAGGAATAATAATATTTACAAAGTGATCGAGCTGTTAAATTGCTGACACTGACTCTGTACACTTGTCTTGTTCTCAGCTATTGAGCAGAGCTTTGATCAGGGTGAAAATGCCAATCGGACATCAGTGGACCTCAGGATCAGAAAAACACAGGTAGGCTCCCTTCAGCTTAAACAAAGTCAGGGTGTTCTGTGGAGAATGAGTTTAAGTGTTCTGAGCTCATTTcagagctcctgtgctgctttttggGGCTGTGAGTGCCACTGGGAGTTGTCGTGTGGAGCTGGTATTGTGTGACAGAAATGGCCCTTTCTGacatccctgtctgtccctgctgtccctccctgatgccctgtccccatgtctgTCCCCGTCTCACCGCTgtccccctgtctgtcccctcaGCACTCGGTGCTGGCACACAAGTTTGTGGAGGTGATGACTGAGTACAACGAGACGCAGACGCTGTTCCGGGAGCGCAGCAAGGGCCGCatccagaggcagctggagatCAGTGAGTGACCCCAGTGCCCCAAAACCAACCAGTTACCTGTTGGTAGTGCCCCCTTGTTCAAACCAACCAGTTATTCGTTGTTAGTGCCCCCTTGTTCAAACCAGCCAGTTATTTATTGGTAGTGCCCCCTTGTTCAAACCAGCCAGTTACCTGTTGGTAGTGCCCCCTTGTTCAAACCAGCCAGTTATTTATTGGTAGTGCCCCCGTGTTCAAACCAACCAGTTACCTGTTGGTAGTGCCCCCTTGTTCAAACCAGCCAGTTATTCGTTGTTAGTGCCCCCTTGTTCAAACCAGCCAGTTACCTGTTGGTAGTGCCCCCCTTGTTCAAACCAACCAGTTATTCGTTGTTAGTGCCCCCTTGTTCAAACCAGCCAGTTACCTGTTGGTAGTGCCCCCTTGTTCAAACCAGCCTGTTATTTATTGGTAGTGCCCCCCTTGTTCAAACCAACCAGTTATTTATTGGTAGTGCCCCCTTGTTCCTTATTCATTGGTGTTCAAAGCATCAGAGATCTTGGACAGCATCTCACAGGGtgtgagagaaaagtaacagttTTACTGCATGGCACAAACTCCTTGATATTACTCTTTTCAGAACAGCtgtaaagaaaagagagaaaattcaaTAATTTCCTTTAGAttgaaaattattaaagaaattatctttttcctttgcttcattTACTTCCAATGTTGCAACTTTAAATGAGGCATCAAGAAAAGCTGCATTCTGAAACAGCAAGTGTTATTAAAAGCCATTCCAAAATTAACATGCCTAACAGGATAACAGCTCTTTTTATGTGGTTCCATTTTTGTGCACAAGGACACATCATCTGGCATGAAATCAGTGCTGCTGTTACATGTGCTTTAATCATTTGTTGACTGACTCACGTATGACTTACTTCCAATTCATTATTGGGAGTATTTAGAAAGGTTCCTGACTTTATTTTGAAGCACAGTGGAAAGTGTCTTGGAAAGTGTCTCTACCTTGGAAAGTGCCTAAAAAGTGCCTAAAATTAAGGGGTTTTTAAATGCGCTCTATAGAAACAAATATATACATTGCTGAAACAAGGAAGGCTAACAGGGGAACTGGCAAATTACAAGAAAATGTTACTTTTCAAAGTAAAAAGTGTGCTTTTCAAGTTTGCCATTAGCCTCTCCTGCTAATTGTTGTCTTTATCCTAGCTGGAAAGACCACCACTGacgaggagctggaggagatgcTAGAGAGCGGCAATCCTTCCATTTTCACTTCTGATGTATGTATTTCTGTGGCAGCCACCTCCCCTAGCCCTGCCGCCCTGCTCCTGGAGGGTGCTGGCgctcagcctgtccctgtgtccctgtcgCAGATCATTTCAGACTCGCAGATCACCCGGCAGGCGCTGAACGAGATCGAGTCCCGGCACAAGGACATCATGAAGCTGGAGTCCAGCATCCGCGAGCTGCACGAGCTCTTCATGGACATGGCCATGTTTGTGGAGACACAGGTGCGTGGGGCTGCCCAGGAACCAGGGCTCttcccttgccatgggcagagcagctgatcAGATTCGGATAGTGCAGGTCTAgagtgactctgtgattctacaCTGTGGTTAAAATACGTGGAAATCAATTACCGGAGGTGCCTTGTTTTGTTGTGGACAAATTGACCATCTCAGTGTCCTTATGCTTTCAGTAACTGACCACAGACTTGCCTTTCAGTCagtatatttaatatttttttcgATTTGATTAATTGCAATATGCTGGAACATCTCTGGGCATGTTTAATTAAGAAAAACTATCTTGTGGAACATTGTTAATTCCTTGGGGATTTTGGATTTTCAGCCTCGGTGGAATGACACGTGTGTCAGCAAGGCTGTGTGCACCTTGCACCTCTTGCAGAAGTGCAGTTCTGTGTTCACCAATGTGAATGTAAAGGGCTTGACAAGTCCTTCAAGTAATCTCTTGTATTCATAGGCTTTGTCTTGACATGTACATAAATGTGTTCTACTTTTAGTCTTTAAATACCAGCTATCCACCAAAAGTATTCTTAACCTTGATCTTAAAATGGTTTGACTTCTGCAGGAAAGTGAAAAGAATAGTGTTAAAGAGAAACTTGCCTGAAAAGCAAGTTAGAGGAGCTTGCCTGTTTTTGGTAATTGGGTTTTGTTCTACAAGTCCTTTTTTGCTTTGATATTAAATGTACAACCAAGAGAAATTGGTAGCAGGTTTCTTTTGAATTACACACGAACAGAAGTTACTTGTGCATCATTCTGTAATGCTTTGCTGTTTATGCTGCTGATTATTTCTTCTGCTGGACAGAGACCCAGGTAACAGACTTACTGTCATCCCTCACCAGTCCTCCATTTCACTGCCAATCGCCATTGCTCATAATCAGTTTGAGTTTGTCATGCCCGGACACCccagtccctgagcagctcACGTGTGCGTGCTCCCAGagagctgtgggagctctggAGGCAGGGAGTGTCCTCCTGTCCCTCTCAGGGCTCTCTGGTCCCAGTGTGCCactcagctgtggctgctgaacctcccctgcctccctccctgcacaccagGGGTGTTTGCAGGTGCTCACTCTGTTCCTGCACAGGGAGAaactcccctgccctgccatgaGCATTCCTGGTtcctcagagctggcagccctTGCTTCTCATCCCCTTCTTCCTTCACATGCCACACAGAACAAATGCCATCCCCAGTATGTGCATCATTGATTGTGAAAGCAGTTCTTGATGTTCTAGAGCCTTTCCTTTAGATTGATTAAACAAAGATCTGTGCATTCCAATAACCTGGTTTTCCttcaaaatctcattttaaggGAGAAATGATCAACAACATAGAGAAGAACGTGATGAATGCCACAGACTATGTGGAGCATGCAAAAGAAGAGACAAAGAAGGCAGTTAAATATCAAAGCAAAGCACGCAGGGTATGTTGTCTTTCTGTCATTGTGCTAGGCACTGTTTTAATTTagcacagcagcatttccagtgTGAATGACTGCTGTAGTTAATGCTGAAAATGTATAATACCAGCAGAGGACAGACACTTCTGGGACTGTGAGAGCACATCATGCACAGCTAAGGGCCTGTTCAGTTTCCCACTCAGAACTGCTATTACAGAGtgtaaaaaccccaaaagaagaATTAATGTATTATTTCAGTGAATAAATTCCCATCTTTTTCTTATCAGCTTTCACAATACCTTAAGTTATTCAGATTCTAAATAACATTAAAAGTTTCTGGCTGTTTATCACAAGTGAATTTACCTGAATTTAAAGCTATAAAATCCATTCGCtagcagaaaaaattaaaagtgattTTGCTGAATaggcttatttttaaaaaattctgctttgatttttaatgATTTCAGATAAATTAGGGGAATCTTCCCTGTGGAAGGGGTGTGGCATTGTGCCATAATACTGAATCTGTGGAGGACCTGAGTTCAAAGGAAGGTTCTGGCATTTTCCAGGGCACTTGCTTTGTTTCAGTATCTTTCTTCCCATCAGCCACCAATAATATATTCTGATATCAGACTACTAAGTAGTTTATTTTTGCATTCTAATTTCCCCTTTTGATGTGCTGTGCAGTTGGGTGAGGTTCGTTCTGGTGAGCTGGATTTGAGGGAATAATTCATTTTCTATAGATAGAGATCCACCCAGAGATAACACGCCTGATCCTTTATAAAAGATCTTTTCAGAAGTGTTCAAAGAGCCCACTTAATGTCTATGTAAATGGGGCTTGTGTCATCTCTGATAACTGTACAGGCATTAATCACACTAGTTTACCTGTTTAAAAACCTTAATTCTTACATTTGCAAGATTATACAAATAAATTTGTATAAGAAGAATACGGAAGGCTTTAATGAAAGTGCTTGTGAATCTAAAAACTACTTGAAAAATTGAACATAAATGCAAGTGTTAATGTGCCTAATATTTACACTGCCTTgtttttttgacagaaaatgGTGATAATTATCATTGTGTCAGTGGTGTTGATTGCCATAGTAGCTCTAATAATTGGTTTGTCTGTGGGTATTCGGTGATGCTTGGATAACCTCAGCATGCATGGCTTCCTGCCACTGTGGCAGTAAGTAACTAATCAACTAATTTCTAATTTGGCTCttgttttctctgtctccttctgCTCACCCTTCCTGTGTGCCCAGTGCCCTGTGGCCCTGCTCTGTCACCCTGCAGGTCACTGGTGGTGACCCCAGTGGGCGTTTCTGTGGTTTTAAAcagagtttttaaaaagtagatGTCTGCAGCCATGAAATTGGCTATTATGGCTTGGAGAGCATCTTCAGTTTCATCCTTTGAAACTGTTTATTAATGCTAGCCTGAATCAAGCAGTGGGACACGGGATTTGTCTCAGTGTCCCTGTTTCTCTGCAGTCAAGTCCCATTTCCCATCCAGACAGTGTtgccaggctgagcaggcagtagcagctccctgctgtgggtGGGTGCAGCAAATGCAGCCTGCAGCATGCCCAGTCTCTGAGCTGCACCGGGGCAGGGCCCAGTTCAGACAGCTCACCAGAAATCCACATTTCTGTACTAACACCCTTTAACACCCAGGTTTGTGGGAGGGGGGCAGAATGCACTGTCATTGCCTGCAGTCAGGAACGCCTGCCCCAGTCACTCCCTGATTTGCACAGAAGCATGTCTCCTTTTTaacccctgcagctcctctgagctaAGCCTGCACAGTTTCAGTGACCTTCTGGTGAGTTCCACTCAGGGTGCAGCTGTCAGGGCCTGAGCAGGCTGCAAATATTTACCCAGGGAGGGTGGCAGTGAGCAGCTACTTAGAGCTGACCTACATCTGTTTGTAATGATGTTTACAGAAGTTGGGCATGAGTAATAGCCAGTattctggaaaggaaaatagGGAAATGTTGCACAGATGCTCTGTCTTGTGACTGTGGTGACATGTGTGTTAGAAACAGGAAATCACAGCAGTGATTGCTCCTTAGAAAGAAAATCCCAGCACTCAGCCTGGCTGTCAGTCTTGCTGTGGCTCTGAATGGGTTTAATTCTGTTCTGACAAAGTATTTCAGTCTtaacttttctctcttttccctgcagaaatTGATGTTCATAATAATATGTGTAACTGTACTGCTTCTGATACTTGGAATTATCCTAGCAACAACTCTGTCCTAGCAAGCACATTCCAAGAGTTAGCAGCCTTGAGGAACTCCAGAACATCTCCAGTGAAACCAAACCTTTTCCACAGATGATGCCTTACCACGATGACCTGTCACTAACGGCTAAAAGTG
This is a stretch of genomic DNA from Ammospiza nelsoni isolate bAmmNel1 chromosome 18, bAmmNel1.pri, whole genome shotgun sequence. It encodes these proteins:
- the STX2 gene encoding syntaxin-2 isoform X1, encoding MKDRLADLAEYKGNEDGETVIIEKDHFMDDFFQQVEEIRNNIAKIAQNVEEVKKQHSIILSAPNPEGRTKEELEELNEEIKKIANKIRARLKAIEQSFDQGENANRTSVDLRIRKTQHSVLAHKFVEVMTEYNETQTLFRERSKGRIQRQLEITGKTTTDEELEEMLESGNPSIFTSDIISDSQITRQALNEIESRHKDIMKLESSIRELHELFMDMAMFVETQGEMINNIEKNVMNATDYVEHAKEETKKAVKYQSKARRKMVIIIIVSVVLIAIVALIIGLSVGIR
- the STX2 gene encoding syntaxin-2 isoform X2 — encoded protein: MKDRLADLAEYKGNEDGETVIIEKDHFMDDFFQQVEEIRNNIAKIAQNVEEVKKQHSIILSAPNPEGRTKEELEELNEEIKKIANKIRARLKAIEQSFDQGENANRTSVDLRIRKTQHSVLAHKFVEVMTEYNETQTLFRERSKGRIQRQLEITGKTTTDEELEEMLESGNPSIFTSDIISDSQITRQALNEIESRHKDIMKLESSIRELHELFMDMAMFVETQGEMINNIEKNVMNATDYVEHAKEETKKAVKYQSKARRKLMFIIICVTVLLLILGIILATTLS